In Quercus robur chromosome 10, dhQueRobu3.1, whole genome shotgun sequence, a genomic segment contains:
- the LOC126704098 gene encoding transcription elongation factor TFIIS-like has protein sequence MAFLGHQDSKALIINDSKVGVFGKDSGVPNRKRLIIKFRIPNPTAKTETTTVPLKNNHQDFKPINKNSGYRERVRKLLTEVFSRVSSETDESISPAIDPVQVAASVESAMFERIGWSNTIKKAYYQSILFNLKDPKNPDLRRKVLLGEIKPESLVTMSAEEMASHKRQSENIQIQLKRLKRCVHDADEEEKATTDMFQCSQCRERKCTYYQMQTRSADEPMTTYVTCVKCNKRWKV, from the coding sequence ATGGCTTTTCTTGGTCATCAAGATTCCAAGGCACTCATCATCAACGACAGTAAAGTTGGTGTCTTTGGAAAAGATTCTGGGGTTCCAAACAGAAAGAGGCTGATAATCAAGTTTCGTATTCCAAATCCTACGGCAAAAACAGAAACAACCACGGTGCCTCTGAAGAACAATCATCAAGATTTCAAGCCCATCAACAAAAACTCCGGTTATCGTGAGAGGGTTAGGAAACTGCTGACAGAGGTCTTTTCGAGAGTTTCTTCTGAAACTGATGAGAGCATATCACCAGCAATAGACCCAGTTCAAGTGGCTGCTTCAGTAGAGTCTGCTATGTTTGAAAGGATTGGGTGGTCTAATACCATCAAGAAAGCTTATTATCAATCAATCTTGTTCAATCTCAAAGACCCAAAGAACCCAGATTTGAGAAGGAAGGTGCTTCTTGGAGAGATCAAGCCGGAGAGTCTTGTAACCATGAGTGCCGAGGAGATGGCCAGTCACAAGAGGCAGAGTGAGAACATTCAGATACAGTTGAAAAGGTTGAAAAGATGTGTGCATGATGCTGATGAGGAAGAAAAGGCCACCACTGACATGTTCCAGTGTAGCCAGTGTCGTGAGCGCAAGTGTACTTATTACCAAATGCAGACCCGGAGTGCTGATGAACCAATGACAACGTATGTAACTTGTGTCAAATGCAACAAACGTTGGAAGGTCTAA